One Mycobacterium kubicae genomic window carries:
- the mycP gene encoding type VII secretion-associated serine protease mycosin, with amino-acid sequence MSGAGTRVLRLGAVAAIVVLTECGTPSAHAVSPPPIDEKWLPAPAAPAPSHPTVQRETCTAAPAVAPIDTPNQLTGLDLPRVWPLTRGAGQRVAIIDTGVSRHRRLPKLMPGGDYVFTGDGTQDCDAHGTLVAGIVGGAPDAAGDQFSGVAPDVTLIGIRQSSAKFAAIGHGSGVGDVDTMAQAVRTAADLGASVITIASVACAPAADALDDRALGAALAYAVDVKNAVVVAAAGNTGGGAHCPQQRSDATQDTVTVAVSPAWYDDYVLTVGSVNAAGSPSEFSLAGPWVDVAATGEAVTSLSPVGDGLISSVAGQPLSGTSYAAPVVSGIAALIRARFPALTARQVMQRIEATAHHPPAGWDPFVGNGTVDAMAAVSTDPGPQPANPPHSPTPISSPPEPPARPKTSARNTAVGGAAVGLLVVVAAGASGRLRRPRRDDVTSH; translated from the coding sequence ATGAGTGGGGCCGGCACCCGGGTGCTGCGACTGGGCGCGGTCGCGGCGATCGTGGTCCTGACCGAATGCGGCACACCGTCAGCGCATGCCGTATCCCCGCCGCCGATCGACGAAAAGTGGCTGCCCGCACCGGCAGCGCCGGCACCCTCGCATCCGACGGTGCAACGGGAGACGTGTACGGCGGCGCCGGCCGTTGCGCCCATAGACACGCCCAACCAGTTAACCGGCCTGGATCTGCCGCGCGTGTGGCCACTGACCCGCGGGGCCGGCCAGCGGGTCGCGATCATCGACACCGGCGTCTCGCGACATCGGCGGCTGCCGAAACTGATGCCCGGCGGAGACTATGTGTTCACCGGCGACGGCACCCAGGACTGTGACGCACACGGCACCCTGGTCGCCGGAATCGTCGGCGGGGCACCCGATGCGGCCGGCGACCAGTTCAGCGGCGTGGCACCCGACGTCACGTTGATCGGCATTCGCCAATCCAGCGCCAAGTTCGCAGCGATTGGACACGGCAGCGGCGTCGGCGACGTGGACACCATGGCCCAGGCGGTCCGGACCGCCGCCGACCTCGGCGCGTCCGTCATCACCATCGCCTCGGTGGCGTGCGCGCCGGCGGCCGACGCGCTTGACGACCGCGCGCTCGGCGCCGCCCTCGCTTATGCGGTGGACGTGAAGAACGCCGTCGTCGTAGCCGCGGCAGGCAATACCGGTGGTGGCGCGCACTGTCCGCAGCAACGGTCCGACGCCACCCAAGACACCGTCACCGTCGCGGTCAGTCCCGCCTGGTACGACGACTACGTGCTCACCGTCGGATCGGTCAACGCCGCCGGATCGCCGTCGGAGTTCAGCCTGGCCGGCCCGTGGGTCGATGTGGCGGCGACCGGGGAGGCGGTGACATCGCTCAGCCCGGTCGGCGATGGGTTGATCAGTAGCGTTGCCGGTCAACCGCTTTCGGGCACCAGCTACGCCGCGCCGGTGGTCAGCGGGATCGCCGCACTCATCCGCGCCCGCTTCCCGGCGTTGACCGCACGACAGGTCATGCAACGCATCGAGGCGACAGCACACCACCCACCAGCGGGATGGGATCCATTCGTCGGCAACGGCACGGTCGACGCGATGGCCGCCGTCAGCACCGACCCCGGGCCGCAACCCGCCAACCCGCCGCATTCACCCACGCCGATCAGCTCGCCGCCCGAACCGCCCGCGCGACCGAAGACGAGCGCCCGCAACACGGCAGTCGGCGGCGCGGCTGTCGGCCTGCTGGTCGTGGTGGCGGCTGGCGCGTCCGGGCGCTTACGGCGGCCCCGCCGCGACGATGTCACGAGCCACTGA
- the eccD gene encoding type VII secretion integral membrane protein EccD codes for MAESVQGIRRVCVHSGPAAVDVSLPAQVPVATLIPALVDLLGEKCGDTATRYHLSRLGSATLPASTTLAQNDIGDGTVLILSQEVSRAPIPRYDDAAEAVSTTLVVVQPRNATRIGGALAAGAFTTASAVTVTAHGPGAGSTYLTAGVTGAAAVMALLAAGIAQRSREDSTATVTLGLIAVVFAAVAGYLAVPGPPGLPNVLLAAMTAAVAAVLATRLLGCRTVALTAAAGFAGMTATSALAGVLTSAQPQTVAAFGALASLALVELAPRIAIAAAGLSPSDDDVPADKLTAQAVCADHWLAGLSAAFAASTAVGAVVAACITPRGLALSGITGLLLLLQTRNRRNNLMFAVGGIISAATTFALTAGRVPQHSPWIAASAALLTAAAIYTGFLGPDMPLSPLARRGIDALECLALIAAVPVTCWVSGIFDGVRALHLG; via the coding sequence ATGGCGGAATCTGTTCAAGGCATACGCCGGGTGTGCGTTCATTCCGGCCCGGCCGCCGTCGACGTGTCCTTGCCCGCCCAAGTTCCGGTCGCCACCCTGATACCTGCCCTCGTCGACCTGCTGGGCGAGAAATGCGGCGACACGGCGACGCGTTATCACCTGTCGCGCCTGGGCTCGGCAACGCTGCCCGCCTCGACGACGCTGGCGCAGAACGACATCGGCGACGGCACGGTGCTCATCTTGAGCCAAGAGGTGAGCAGAGCACCGATTCCGCGATATGACGACGCCGCTGAGGCGGTGTCGACGACGTTGGTAGTAGTCCAGCCCCGCAACGCCACGCGCATCGGTGGAGCCCTTGCGGCCGGTGCCTTCACCACCGCATCTGCGGTGACCGTGACGGCGCACGGGCCGGGCGCCGGGAGCACCTACCTGACCGCGGGTGTCACCGGGGCGGCGGCCGTTATGGCCTTGTTGGCCGCCGGCATTGCGCAGCGGTCACGTGAAGACTCGACGGCGACGGTCACGCTTGGCCTGATCGCCGTCGTCTTCGCCGCGGTAGCCGGATACCTGGCCGTGCCGGGTCCGCCCGGCCTACCGAATGTGTTGCTGGCGGCGATGACCGCCGCGGTTGCCGCCGTCCTCGCCACTCGCCTATTGGGTTGCCGCACAGTCGCGTTGACCGCGGCGGCCGGCTTTGCCGGGATGACGGCAACCAGCGCGCTGGCGGGTGTGCTCACCTCCGCACAGCCGCAGACGGTAGCCGCCTTCGGCGCCCTGGCTTCCCTGGCTCTAGTGGAGCTGGCACCGCGCATCGCCATCGCGGCCGCGGGGTTGTCGCCGAGCGACGACGACGTCCCCGCGGACAAGCTCACCGCCCAGGCCGTGTGCGCCGATCACTGGCTCGCCGGCCTGTCCGCCGCCTTCGCGGCGTCGACCGCCGTCGGCGCCGTGGTCGCCGCGTGCATCACGCCACGAGGTCTCGCCCTATCCGGCATCACCGGTCTGCTCCTGCTGCTGCAGACACGAAACAGGAGGAACAACCTGATGTTCGCCGTCGGCGGAATCATTTCCGCGGCAACCACATTCGCGCTCACCGCCGGGCGCGTACCCCAACACAGTCCCTGGATCGCGGCGTCGGCCGCGCTGCTGACCGCCGCGGCGATCTACACCGGATTCCTCGGCCCCGACATGCCGTTGTCGCCGCTGGCCCGCCGGGGCATCGACGCGCTGGAATGTCTGGCGCTGATCGCGGCGGTGCCGGTGACTTGCTGGGTTAGCGGGATATTCGACGGCGTCCGCGCGCTGCATCTGGGATGA
- the eccCb gene encoding type VII secretion protein EccCb, translating into MEHGPRSAEIEVAAPPEVPRSTSSGLLLRVLPVVMSVATFAVMAVAWASGSPMARNPTFLAFPVMMLGSLVVSMFSGRARPDIDADRVDYLDYLSGLRHTVTEIAARQRFSLERAHPDPDTLWPLIGGSRRWERRPDDPEFCRIRVGRGNQPLATRLVAPPETTAHRSDPVTGTALARFLRTHSTVDDVPVAIPLRGPITIEGAVAAVRALARSMVCQLAVLHSPDEVLIAAVACAATQEDWDWLKWLPHNRHPCADDATVPMVYSTLGQADTALAEVSAARVVVITDTDERGNCGGAVTTIRVAGSGGPLTVRVGDQIQPLVCPDQMSALDALVCARRLATRHGRPRAAQPGWDEHDDQLRVRIGVTPNGVAVELDIKESAEGGMGPHGLCVGATGSGKSELLRTVAVGMMARNSPAVLNLLLVDFKGGATFLDLAGAPHVCAVVTNLAAEAPLVARMKDALNGEINRRQRLLRSAGNFVSTAAYERARRGGAALPALPTLFIIVDEFAELLSQHPDFADTFVAIGRLGRSLGMHLLLASQRLEEGRLRGLEAHLSYRVCLKTLLPSDSRTVLGTTDAYELPNTPGAGLLRSASGELTRFQTSYVSAPLAVTQRDPAADEVRLFTSRSVHRVPASTTRRPTVAQAVLDRLSGQGPPAHRVWLPPLDTAPAVSELLSGAAPALTVPIGIVDRPFEQRRTPLIVDLSGATGNVAIVGGPQSGKSTALRTLLLALAATHDADDVHCYCLDFGGGALASMGELPHVGTVAGRADRRLVRRMVAELEAMVRDREAHHRGPGTGGRFPEVFLVIDGWGVLRQEFEALEEPVTALAAQGLSYGVHVVLSATRWAEVRPALKDQIGTRIELRLGDPADSEVDRKQAQGVPHNRPGRGLSHDGLQMLIALPQLSGADIRCGTAGSGAPPIPLLPDRVEYEAVLQRASHEVSTQILLGIDERRLRPVALDFQRQQHLLVLGDNACGKTSLLRLLCRELIRTSTAGQAELVIVDFRRTLLSVAESDHLGGYAMSPAALTALLPSLVARLQQRMPPADVTPAQLRTRSWWSGPEIYLVVDDYDLVAAPGGNPLAVLLDYLPYAADVGLHVIVARRSGGAARALFEPLLAGLRELGCLGLLMSASPDDGVLLGSNNPGPLPPGRAVLTTRTGDEQVVQLAWSPPP; encoded by the coding sequence ATGGAACACGGGCCGCGATCGGCGGAAATCGAGGTCGCCGCACCGCCGGAGGTGCCGCGGTCAACGTCCTCCGGTCTGCTGCTGCGGGTGCTCCCGGTCGTCATGTCGGTTGCCACGTTCGCAGTGATGGCGGTGGCGTGGGCTTCGGGGTCGCCGATGGCGCGCAATCCGACCTTCCTCGCCTTCCCGGTGATGATGTTGGGTTCACTGGTGGTGAGCATGTTCAGCGGCCGCGCCCGTCCCGACATCGACGCCGACCGAGTCGACTACCTGGACTATTTGAGCGGGCTGCGTCATACCGTGACGGAAATAGCCGCACGACAACGTTTCTCGCTTGAGCGGGCACATCCCGATCCTGACACGCTGTGGCCGTTGATCGGCGGGTCGCGCAGGTGGGAGCGGCGACCGGATGATCCGGAGTTCTGCCGCATCCGGGTGGGCCGCGGCAATCAACCGCTGGCAACTCGTCTGGTGGCCCCGCCAGAAACGACCGCACACCGGTCCGATCCGGTCACCGGCACGGCATTGGCGCGGTTCCTGCGCACACACTCCACCGTCGACGACGTGCCCGTCGCGATACCGCTGCGCGGCCCGATAACGATCGAGGGTGCGGTGGCCGCGGTGCGCGCGCTGGCGCGGTCAATGGTCTGCCAGTTGGCCGTGCTGCATTCTCCCGACGAGGTGTTGATCGCCGCGGTGGCTTGTGCGGCGACGCAGGAGGACTGGGATTGGCTGAAGTGGTTGCCGCACAACCGACATCCCTGCGCTGACGATGCGACGGTTCCGATGGTGTATTCGACGCTGGGGCAGGCCGATACCGCGCTGGCCGAGGTGTCGGCAGCGCGGGTGGTGGTGATCACCGACACCGACGAGCGCGGCAACTGCGGTGGCGCGGTGACCACCATCCGGGTGGCTGGGTCGGGCGGGCCGCTGACGGTCAGGGTCGGCGACCAGATTCAGCCGCTGGTGTGCCCGGACCAGATGAGTGCGCTCGACGCGCTGGTGTGCGCCCGCCGCCTGGCGACCCGCCATGGTCGCCCGCGCGCCGCGCAACCCGGGTGGGATGAACACGACGACCAACTTCGCGTGCGGATCGGCGTGACACCCAACGGAGTGGCCGTCGAACTCGACATCAAGGAGTCGGCCGAGGGTGGCATGGGTCCACATGGGCTGTGCGTCGGTGCAACGGGCTCAGGCAAATCCGAGCTGTTGCGGACTGTCGCGGTGGGAATGATGGCACGCAATTCCCCGGCGGTGCTCAACTTGCTGCTCGTCGACTTCAAAGGGGGCGCCACCTTCTTAGACCTTGCCGGTGCGCCACACGTCTGCGCCGTCGTCACCAACCTCGCCGCGGAGGCGCCGTTGGTCGCCCGGATGAAAGACGCACTGAATGGCGAGATCAACCGCAGGCAACGCCTGCTGCGGTCGGCGGGCAACTTCGTCAGCACCGCGGCCTACGAGCGGGCCCGGCGTGGCGGCGCGGCGTTACCGGCGCTGCCCACGTTGTTCATCATCGTCGACGAATTCGCCGAGCTGCTCAGCCAGCATCCCGATTTCGCGGACACCTTCGTCGCGATCGGCCGACTGGGCCGGTCGCTGGGTATGCACCTGCTGCTGGCCAGTCAGCGCCTCGAGGAGGGTCGGCTACGGGGACTGGAAGCTCACCTGTCCTACCGCGTGTGCCTGAAGACGTTGTTGCCCAGCGATTCACGAACCGTGCTGGGCACCACCGACGCCTACGAGTTACCAAACACCCCGGGTGCGGGTCTGCTGCGGTCGGCGAGCGGTGAGCTCACCCGGTTCCAGACGTCGTATGTTTCCGCGCCGCTTGCGGTAACGCAGCGCGATCCGGCAGCCGATGAGGTGCGGCTGTTCACCAGCCGCAGCGTCCATCGCGTCCCCGCCAGTACGACACGCCGGCCGACCGTAGCCCAAGCGGTGCTGGACCGGCTGTCCGGGCAGGGGCCGCCCGCACACCGGGTGTGGTTGCCGCCGCTGGACACCGCACCAGCGGTAAGTGAACTTCTGTCCGGGGCGGCACCGGCTCTGACGGTGCCCATCGGCATCGTCGACCGACCCTTCGAACAGCGCCGAACCCCACTGATCGTCGACTTGTCCGGTGCCACAGGCAATGTCGCGATAGTGGGTGGGCCACAGTCGGGCAAGTCGACCGCACTGCGCACCCTCCTGCTGGCGTTGGCTGCTACCCATGACGCCGACGATGTGCATTGCTACTGCCTGGACTTCGGTGGCGGAGCGTTGGCCTCGATGGGCGAGTTGCCGCATGTCGGCACGGTCGCGGGTCGAGCCGACCGAAGGCTGGTCCGGCGCATGGTCGCCGAACTCGAGGCGATGGTGCGGGATCGCGAGGCCCACCACCGCGGGCCCGGGACCGGCGGTCGGTTCCCGGAGGTGTTCCTGGTGATCGACGGCTGGGGCGTGTTGCGTCAGGAATTCGAGGCGTTGGAGGAACCCGTCACCGCGCTGGCAGCGCAAGGGCTTTCTTATGGCGTCCATGTCGTGCTGTCCGCGACGCGCTGGGCCGAGGTCCGGCCGGCGCTCAAAGATCAGATCGGCACCCGCATCGAATTGCGGTTGGGCGATCCCGCGGACTCCGAAGTGGATCGCAAGCAGGCGCAAGGAGTTCCGCACAACCGGCCAGGCCGCGGCCTGTCACACGATGGGCTGCAGATGCTGATCGCCCTACCGCAACTGAGCGGAGCCGACATTCGTTGCGGCACGGCCGGTTCGGGTGCGCCGCCGATACCGCTGCTGCCCGATCGGGTGGAGTACGAAGCGGTGCTGCAGCGGGCCTCACACGAAGTGAGCACCCAGATCCTGCTGGGCATTGACGAACGCCGGCTGCGGCCCGTAGCACTGGACTTTCAGCGGCAACAGCATCTGCTGGTGCTCGGAGACAACGCCTGCGGCAAGACATCGCTACTGCGCCTGCTGTGCCGGGAGCTCATCCGCACCAGCACTGCCGGACAGGCCGAGCTTGTCATCGTCGACTTTCGGCGCACGTTGTTGAGTGTGGCCGAATCCGATCACCTGGGCGGCTATGCCATGTCACCCGCGGCGCTCACCGCCTTGTTGCCGAGCCTGGTAGCTCGGCTACAGCAGCGCATGCCACCTGCGGATGTCACACCCGCGCAGCTACGGACGCGGTCGTGGTGGTCCGGACCCGAAATCTATTTGGTGGTCGACGATTACGACCTGGTCGCGGCGCCGGGCGGCAACCCGTTGGCCGTGCTGCTCGACTACCTGCCATACGCCGCCGATGTGGGCCTACATGTGATCGTGGCGCGACGCAGCGGCGGTGCGGCGCGTGCGCTGTTCGAGCCGTTGCTCGCCGGCCTGCGTGAGCTCGGCTGCCTGGGTCTGCTGATGAGCGCGAGTCCGGATGACGGCGTGCTGCTCGGGTCGAATAACCCTGGGCCGTTGCCGCCCGGTCGTGCTGTGCTGACGACCAGGACCGGCGACGAGCAAGTTGTGCAGCTGGCCTGGAGCCCGCCCCCATGA
- a CDS encoding type VII secretion-associated protein — protein MSGHRAVIEAGPGDIRRICCAAGSSGKVADSALAAIDDDVALVGERPVAVASLWSSMLRTLASGHPDGVVVVHPSWWSAARIGVVTAAAGTLGVDAQTHPRSWLLAQALPDAADAAVIEIADQLVAVTGKTVAAVPRPAGPGQVSALIDHTSAVVLIDAPNTIAGAQPLASAITDAVQQTVVAVDDARLTRLARRAGAIPPTKPAEAPPPRSVARIGAGVVLAALALVVPAVAAAHHPGPSRTHTAPTSVLVEGRVALTVPADWSAQRVVAGPGSARVQVTSPADPEVALHVTQSQVPGETLAGTAERLKRAIDAEPAGVFVDFHPSALSAGRPAVTYREVRAVHHVWWTVLLDGDVRISIGCQSRPGARDAVRAACEQAVGSAHAVN, from the coding sequence ATGAGCGGGCACCGCGCCGTGATCGAGGCAGGCCCCGGCGATATCCGTCGAATATGTTGTGCCGCAGGTTCATCCGGGAAGGTGGCGGACTCTGCGCTGGCCGCAATCGACGACGATGTGGCACTGGTAGGCGAGCGCCCGGTTGCGGTCGCCTCGCTGTGGTCGAGCATGCTGCGGACATTGGCGTCCGGTCATCCGGACGGCGTGGTTGTCGTGCACCCGTCGTGGTGGTCGGCGGCGCGGATCGGCGTGGTGACCGCCGCTGCGGGCACGCTCGGCGTCGACGCGCAGACGCATCCCCGATCATGGCTGCTTGCACAGGCGCTTCCGGATGCGGCTGATGCGGCCGTCATCGAAATCGCCGATCAACTGGTCGCGGTCACCGGGAAGACGGTCGCTGCCGTGCCGCGCCCGGCCGGGCCCGGGCAAGTCTCAGCGCTGATCGACCACACGTCGGCGGTGGTGCTGATCGACGCGCCGAACACCATTGCCGGTGCCCAGCCGCTGGCGTCGGCGATCACCGACGCGGTGCAGCAGACGGTCGTCGCAGTCGACGACGCGAGGCTGACGCGGCTGGCTCGACGGGCCGGTGCGATCCCTCCCACCAAACCGGCCGAGGCGCCGCCACCGCGCTCTGTTGCCCGAATCGGCGCCGGCGTCGTCCTCGCCGCACTTGCCCTTGTGGTCCCCGCCGTCGCTGCCGCGCACCATCCCGGCCCGTCCCGGACGCACACCGCGCCTACCTCGGTACTGGTAGAGGGACGCGTGGCGCTGACGGTGCCCGCCGACTGGTCTGCCCAGCGGGTGGTCGCCGGGCCCGGTTCGGCACGAGTCCAGGTGACCTCACCGGCCGATCCGGAGGTGGCGTTGCACGTCACCCAGTCACAGGTGCCCGGCGAGACGCTGGCCGGCACGGCCGAACGATTGAAACGGGCCATCGACGCCGAACCCGCCGGTGTGTTCGTCGACTTCCACCCGTCCGCTCTCAGCGCCGGCCGACCCGCGGTGACCTACCGCGAAGTACGTGCCGTGCACCATGTCTGGTGGACGGTGCTGCTGGACGGCGATGTCCGGATCAGCATCGGATGCCAGAGCCGGCCGGGCGCCCGGGACGCCGTGCGCGCCGCGTGTGAGCAGGCGGTCGGATCGGCTCACGCGGTCAACTAG
- a CDS encoding WXG100 family type VII secretion target, which yields MSTLNTDFELMRSVAATTDARNDEIRAMLQAFIGRMSAVPPSLWGGLAAARFKDVVDRWNAESTRLYHVLSEIGATIRHNEAVLREAGETHAHHIAAAGGHL from the coding sequence ATGAGCACGCTCAACACCGACTTCGAGCTGATGCGTTCCGTCGCCGCCACGACGGACGCCCGCAACGACGAGATCCGAGCGATGCTGCAAGCGTTCATCGGACGCATGAGCGCTGTGCCGCCGTCCCTGTGGGGTGGACTGGCCGCCGCGCGCTTCAAGGATGTGGTGGACCGCTGGAACGCCGAGTCCACCAGGCTCTATCACGTGCTGAGCGAGATCGGTGCCACCATCCGGCACAACGAGGCCGTGCTGCGCGAGGCCGGCGAAACCCACGCCCACCACATCGCCGCCGCCGGCGGACACCTCTGA
- a CDS encoding WXG100 family type VII secretion target, with amino-acid sequence MDPVLSYNFAAIEHSVRQEIHTTSARFNAALEELRSQIAPLQQLWTREAAAAYQVEQLRWHQAATALNEILVELGNAVRDGAEEVAGADRRAAGAWAR; translated from the coding sequence GTGGATCCAGTGCTGTCGTACAACTTCGCGGCCATCGAACACTCGGTGCGCCAGGAAATTCACACCACCTCCGCGCGCTTCAATGCCGCGCTGGAAGAGCTGAGGTCACAGATCGCGCCGCTGCAGCAACTGTGGACCCGAGAAGCCGCTGCCGCCTACCAGGTCGAGCAGCTCAGGTGGCATCAGGCGGCCACCGCGCTCAACGAGATCCTGGTCGAGTTGGGCAACGCGGTGCGCGACGGGGCCGAGGAGGTGGCAGGCGCGGACCGCCGCGCGGCCGGCGCCTGGGCGCGGTAG
- the rplM gene encoding 50S ribosomal protein L13: MPTYAPKAGDTTRSWYVIDATDVVLGRLAVAAATLLRGKHKPTFAPNVDGGDFVIVINADKVAIGGDKLQSKMAYRHSGYPGGLRKRTIGELMEKHPDRVVEKAIVGMLPKNKLSRQIQRKLRVYAGPEHPHTAQQPVPYEIKQVAQ; the protein is encoded by the coding sequence GTGCCTACATACGCGCCCAAGGCGGGTGACACCACGCGGTCGTGGTACGTCATCGACGCCACGGACGTAGTGCTTGGCCGTCTTGCCGTCGCGGCAGCCACCCTGCTGCGCGGTAAGCACAAGCCGACGTTCGCTCCCAACGTCGACGGCGGTGACTTCGTCATCGTCATCAACGCCGACAAGGTCGCCATCGGCGGCGACAAATTGCAGAGCAAGATGGCTTACCGCCACTCGGGCTACCCCGGCGGCCTGCGTAAGCGGACCATCGGCGAGCTGATGGAAAAGCACCCCGACCGGGTGGTGGAGAAGGCCATCGTCGGGATGCTGCCCAAGAACAAGCTGAGCCGCCAGATCCAGCGCAAGCTGCGCGTCTACGCCGGCCCGGAGCATCCCCACACCGCTCAGCAGCCGGTTCCGTACGAAATCAAGCAGGTGGCGCAATGA
- the rpsI gene encoding 30S ribosomal protein S9, which yields MTSTETTEVPENEGQLAAPSESFVFERPIQTVGRRKEAVVRVRLVPGTGKFDLNGRSLEDYFPNKVHQQLIKVPLVTVERTENYDVFALLHGGGPSGQAGALRLGIARALIIASPEDRPALKKAGFLTRDPRSTERKKYGLKKARKAPQYSKR from the coding sequence ATGACCAGCACCGAGACGACCGAGGTTCCCGAGAACGAGGGCCAGCTGGCCGCTCCCAGCGAGTCATTCGTGTTCGAGCGGCCCATCCAAACCGTCGGCCGCCGCAAGGAGGCCGTGGTGCGGGTGCGCCTGGTGCCCGGCACCGGCAAGTTCGACCTCAACGGCCGCAGCCTCGAGGACTACTTCCCGAACAAGGTGCACCAGCAGCTGATCAAGGTCCCGCTGGTCACCGTCGAGCGCACCGAGAACTACGACGTCTTCGCCCTGCTGCACGGTGGCGGTCCGTCAGGTCAGGCCGGTGCGCTGCGTCTGGGCATCGCCCGGGCGCTGATCATCGCCTCACCGGAGGACCGGCCCGCGCTGAAGAAGGCCGGCTTCCTCACCCGCGACCCACGCTCCACCGAGCGCAAGAAGTACGGCCTGAAGAAGGCGCGCAAGGCGCCTCAGTACAGCAAGCGCTGA